AATATACATCTGCATATACTAATTCCTATTAAGTTGAGTCAAGGTTGGACATTTGTTATACTGATCAACTGATGTGCTTGTTTACAAGTCTAATCCAAGCAGTGAAACCAaactatgggcctgtttgggggagctttagattctgagaagtagCTGTTTGGTaaccagcttctgagaatctggaaaagctctgaaacccagcttctccagcttctagcttcttagttcatttttcagaatctgtaattgtggactgtttggggcagcttctagcagaagtaGCTTTTctgcagctgggacaagctcccccaaacagggcctatagATATGAGCTCAAGCTTAGTCTGACTACACTCGTACTCAAAACTTTCTATAACTTCTGCCTTAAGCTGTGCATAACAAGGCTTTACTGAGTTTAGCATGTTGCCAACCCTCAGTTGCGATTGATTTGGACCTATATGTCAGTAACAGTAGATCACATTATAGCTATTGTAATTTACTATTCCGCAGAACAATCAAATAACAAATTTGGTCTGGCAGTTCTAGCTTCAAGTGCGAGCTAACTATCTATAGCTTTTCCCCAGTTCCATTGTTATGAACCCCCTCTGGTTGCCATTGATACTTAAGCAAATGATTTCACAATTTTGATGATCCTTACACATGTTGGACTTGATCATGTAACTTAGTCATCCTTTCTTTTTTGCCTTGCAGAACTTCAGATCAGATTCTAGAGGAAAAAATGTATCAAGCCAAAGTGTAAGATTTCAGAGGAGAATTAGGCCATGTCGGTATGACATAGATCAATTTACACCTAGTTTTATGTCAATTTTTGAATCTCTGGTGCCCTCGGATGAAGAAATTTCAAAGCAGAAGCAATTGCTGGCAACACTGAGCAGATTAATAAATAAGGAATGGCCTAATTCAAAACTTTACCTCTATGGATCATGTGCTAATTCATTTGGTTTCTCAAATAGTGATATTGATCTTTGTCTGTCTATTGACGAGAAGGAAATGAGCAAGGTTGACATTATTTTGAAACTGGCACATATTCTCCATGCTGGTAATCTCCGGAATATTCAGGTGAGCTTTAGTCTCCTTTCATGCTGTGTCATGACATGTTAGATCTTTTTGAGTTGAATAATAACTTGGCATATTCGATATGTCCTAAACAAGGGATAATTGATCGTACGCCACCAATTCGATTGCCACCGTAGGATTTTCCACTATTTGTAGCCTAGTTGATAATTTGGCACCGTTTAGACAATATGACTCTAGCATTTGCCATTTTGGACTGTTTTGAATTTATCCTTTTCCATTTGATTATTTTTGGCAGCCTGGACcgatttttttcttccacttTTGTCCCATCTTCATCCTCTTTTTTCCCCATTCTCACCATCCTGCAGCAATATTGATGGGGTTGAACTCTGAGCGGTCCCCAGCTGCTGCTACTGCAGGGCTTGGGGGTCTGATGTAGCCATAGGTCATTGGCGCAGTCTGTGTGCGAAGGTGGCATAGGTAGGTGGCATGTGGTGGGGGGGTTCTTGAGGAAGCCGTCGCTGCAGTCTGGGCAGGCAACAAGGGGAATCCTCATGTGGTTGTGGCATGCACAAGGTGGTCACAAGTTGCATCAGCAGATGAGGGAAGAGCAGGCAAGcttggcagtggcggtggcaaTGATGGGTGCGTGGCTAGATGTCTGTGTAAGACAGCGAGTGTGGTGACATGTCATGACAGCGGGAGCGATCATCGGCTGTTCAATCttctgtgctgctgctgctcttccaCATCCTCTAGTCCCTCCACACCTGCTCATTGATCCATCCCAGCTAGAGAGAAATGGAAGTAGGTGGTAGCAAAGTGgcagtttatatatatatatatcagccaCATCTAATAGGTTGCAATGAAAAAGGAGAATCAAATTTGTTCCAGAGTGGCATATCCTTGTTGGCTTATCTAATTGGTGGCATATGATCAattagccccccccccccccccccccacaaaacAATGTGCTGATGTGGCCTGCAATATCTTTCTAAATCATGTGTCATGTGATATATTCATATATCAAGAGTTCATCGTTTATAACCCAAATTTATGTTGGTACATTAACTACATGCTTTGTGTTTTCCATTTGGATGAAACATTGAATAATGAATATAATGTttgtattaatctattttcatttGAGACTTGTTCCAATATGGTTGGGGTTTGAACATATGTACTAAATTTCTAGCAAATTAATGATTGCAGGCATTAACTCGGGCAAGGGTCCCAATAGTGAAGCTTATGGATCCAAATACAGGGCTATCTTGTGACATATGTGTCAATAACCTTTTAGCAGTTGTTAACACAAAACTTCTAAGAGATTATTCACAAATTGATAAAAGGTTACGGCCATTAGCATTCATTGTGAAGCATTGGGCTAAATCTCGGTGTGTAAATGAAACTTACCAAGGAACACTTTCTAGTTATGCGTAAGTTTCCTGTACAACTCATTAAATGTTATCCCCTTATGTCTAAATGATCATGGTcttaattttgttattttcttcacACCCAGCTATGTGATAATGTGCATCCACTACTTACAGTCACAGAGAATACTCCCATGTCTACAGGTATCTGGATTATTTATAGTCCAATTTTTGTACAATTATTTATAGTTATGCGTAAGTATTGTTGTCTTTTACATCCATGAAAGACATGTATTGCTATTACAAAACAAACTTTTCTAATAATCCATATATTTGACAATACTTGTCAGTAACCTAGGTTGAATGTATGAAGCAATAAACATATGCAGCATTTTGCACCTAAACCCAATATTTGTTATGTGCAACAAttatgaaagtaaaaaatgCATGCATCATACTGATTTGGTAAACAGATCAGTAAAAAAGTGATGGGACCACCAGATTATCCACCTAGGCATTCCCTGTTCATCTTTCTCCCCATCCTCATTCTATAAAAAAGCGGTCGGTACATGGTTTCGGGATGATTTGGCAGCCACCTCACTCAATACCTTCCACATGACCAACCTTGGGACATCACTTCGATGATTTTAGTAGTTGAGAGACAAGTTCTATTTTTGACTGGAGTTGAGAAACCATGTGAGACTTCTTCCTAGGTATTATATGCTGTGCCTTTCTGTATATTCTGCAAGtgtttctggattttttttgtgaggGACAGCTAGATTATTGGTCTTAAGGATATTTTGCTTTCTGTTGGTTTAGACTTGTCCCATCGTTTTGCCTTGTTGATACTGTTGCTTTTATCCAAGAGGGgaaattttcacttaaattgagtAAAGATTATAGTCCCATATGGTGAGAGCATAGTGGGGCATACTTTTGCCTGTGAGAGTTATTCTACCAATATTTGTTGCCTACCATCTCTGTCAGActctgggtgtgtttagttccacgccaaaattggaagtttgaagaaagttggaacgatgtgacggaaaagttggaagtttgtgtgtagaaaaaatCGATGTGACGTTTTGGGGGTTCAAACtttgcaactaaacacagcctcattTCTTTGttattaaggccctgtttagatccgaccccaaaattttacacccagtcacatcgaacgtttgaacacctgcatgaagtattaaatataggctaaaaaaataactaacaacagattgcgactaatttgcgagacgaatcttttaagcctaatttctccatgatttgacaatgtggtgctacagtaaacatttgctaatgacagattaattagacttaataaattcatctcgcggtttactgacggattctgtaattagtttttttattagtgcccaaacatcCCATGCAacatcctatataatacccgatgtgacacgccaaaactttacacccctggatttaaacaccccctaagaTATCATAATTCACAACAGTGCTGCCCTGGCATGTAAAAAATAGAACAGCTGTCATATCTGTGTACCATGTTGCTGCATCTTATTTGCTTTTTACTACCATAccattattttgtttgcaactaaCAGTCAATGATATGACAGGAAATGGAGCCGACCTATTATGTCACTGTTGATAATAATATTTGTGCATACTTTGATCAAGTGGACAAATTAAATGGCTTTGGTGCTCAATGCAAAGACACTTTATCAAGGTTGCTTTGGGGCTTTTTTCGTTACTGGGCATATGCCCATAATTACACAAAGGATGTAATATCAATTCGGACTGGAAGAAGCATTAGGTATGCTACATATCCCACATGTTAAACCACGTTTTCATTTCCACAAATACTGTCATCGTGCTGAGCTTTTGTTCCCTGGTTCCTGTTAGAATAGTGTATGATGTGTAGCATATCCCACATGTTAAACCACGTTTTCATTTCCAGAAAATACCGTTGTGCTGAGCTTTTGTTCCGTGGTTCCTGTTAGAGTAGTCTATGATGCGTAAAACGGCAAGCAGCGGCTTGATAATCCAGCGACGTCCAGTATAGAAGTTTAAATTGAAGTTTCTCTTTTCATTCCCAACTAATGCATTATGAACAATTGAACTTGTGGCTAAGTagctttaaatatatatttttatcgtATACTGGAATATGAAGTAGCTTACGGATTGATTTTCCTTGTCATTTTGGTCTTCTTTCAGTAAGAATATGAAGGATTGGACAAGAAGAATTGGAAATGACAGGCATCTCATTTGCATTGAAGATCCTTTTGAGACCTCCCATGATCTTGGTCGTGTTGTTGACAATAGATCGATCTGGGCACTCCGAGAGGAATTTGAGCGAGCTGCGGAGATATTGCACCTTGACCCAAACCCCAACATCACACTTTTTGAGCCTTATGTGCCCTCTGAAGCTGAAACATGATACcacaaaatcatcatcatcatgttcTGCTGTGTCAAGAAGCCCTTCAGTTCCAAAGGAATCTTGTCAAAGCTTATGTCGTACTATGTGCATAGCTTAGCTGTACCATGTATACTTAAGTTGTAAAGTAACTAGGGGCCTCAGCAGTAGGTGGTGACAGCATGCTTCTGCTAAGTGGTAATTGGGGGAAGCCAGCAATATTTAATCAGATTTCTAGTGCTATCAATTCTTATTTAGAAAGGGAGATGTTTGAACTAGACACTACTGTCCGATATTTCATGATAGTTTAGCGTGCAGTAGTTTTTTTCCCTAATGAGAAGAATAATAAAGTTGCTTTAAGCCCACCACTGCAACTGTCATTTTTATGACTTGATAATAGTAAGACATCGAAAGGAGGCTCATCACAACGTGACCATTCTATCCGTCAAGCACGTCTACTTGTGAACATAGTTGAATAGATCGGACCGGTGAGTGACCCGTTAACCTCTTGCTTCACCGGTACGATGGCCTGACCGGTAAACCAGCTGGTCGAACCGCGCTTCACTACTGGATTAAAAAAGTTTTATGTTCCCATATTAGCATTATAATGCTGCGATGGCTACCGGGGTCAACTTCCAACCCACTCATCAGAGTTTGACTTCCCAccattacctttttttttttggtgatttttatCTAAATATCTAGTTATTTCATGCCTTCAAGTTAAATGGGTCGGAACAAGGCCCATTTAAGCAATTCAGATGTCTAGGCCAGTCCGATCGAGGCCGGTTTATCACCGGTTCACTTAAAACCAGCTAGTTCAAGTGGTCTAAGGTGGGTCAATATGCAATCAATAGTTTCCTTCAAGATGCAGATCTCCAATTTAAGTTTAGTTTGTGCGATACATCTGTAGctaaaaatataatacatgttttcttttgttcttcAGATGTCTTTTTGAATTTACATATCAAATTAATCGTTCAGTTGACATTGGATTGCTATGGATTAAAGGCTAAGTTCCACCGATAAGTTCGGCTAGAATGTTTGGCCGCACACGAAACAAGAAGCCGTTAACATATTATTAATCaagtattaattaatataaattaaaaaaagatttatttcACCTTTTAAGAATACTTTTACCCACAAAACTTTTGCACAAGTGTGCATAGGATAAAGTAGAAGCAAGCTTTTGAAGAATGAGGAGGTgggacatttaactatttgccacttttaagatatgAAAATTAAAGATTTGTCATTCGTTGTCTATGACATATGGATCTAttagcaaatagttaattattccttaGGAGGTTGCTATCTTGCTAATATAAATTGCTGAAATGAACTCAATCTAAATGTGGATTGGTTACATTATGTGTAGCGTACACTCATCTTCCCTTTTGTTATCGGTCATCGATTATCGTTAGGCCACTTCACAACGTATAGTAATTCCACACATTTCGAAACTACACAATTCccatataaatatgaaaaagaaaattccaTCATGGTTGACTAAAAGTTACAAAGCAAAGCCAGATCTCGAAGAGTAGTAATGAGCCTAATCAACCTCATGACAAGATCCAGGTCTTCGGCAAGTTGAGCTGTTAGGTACATTCCCAATTCCCCATCTACACTTGACACACACTAACGCGGCCGAGAagaccaaaaagaaaaataaaacgaaaaaaaataaaagaaaagaaagaaacgaTTGGGAAGAGAGATCCGGCGaaatggcggcgccgcccccgccggcgcTGGAGCCGGAGATCGGCCCCGACGGCCTCGCCAGGGAGAACCCCGTCATCGCCTACACCGAGAAGGTACGCGCGGGGGGGCAggctcagccgccgccgccgcctcctcctcctccacatcccAGAACACGTCTCTACTTGATTCGTTTCGCACCTAGTGCGATGTTCCTCCTTCATCGCTGCTTGGTTTCTTGATGTGGATTCCGTTCGCCGCAGGTGATTTTGGAGGAGCAgctgcagctgaagaagtgaGTCGTATCTTCCTCACCTCCCTAAATCACTTGCAATTTCGTTTCTACTGTCTGCGATTCTTGGATCTGCATTGCCTTTCTTTATGTGAATCTGCATTTTTCCCACCACTAGAATTGATGAGAATTGAGGATGAGGCCACGAGAGAAACATAAATTAATTGGACTAgatcatgcatttttttttcagttaagaTCATACATCTTTCTGGAATCATTTTCTGTCCGTCCCTGTCACCTACAATGATTTAGAGAGGAATGTCGGATTGAATTGTATGAGTGCGCACTGTGATATGGACTTACATTTACCAAAGGAGCAAGGTTCTACTCGTTAGAGACAGGAAATACTTTAGCTATGTCTATTTTACTAGGAGCTTACTCAAAAATGTGTATGGTGGCATCCAGTAAGTCCCATTGATGTTAATTTTATAGACATGGGAGATGAGATGTAAATCCTGCATCAATGACATGAGATTCTAGGTCGTACATTGCTTTTATTAGCTTCTGGCCTTCTACGAAAAATGCTATCTTGATTTAGGGACATGTCTTAGTAGCCTGACTGTTAGCAAAATGCAGTTCACTGATGAATTGTGCGAGCGTTCGCCTTGCTCTTCCATTGATTATGAATAAAGTAAATTCAACAGTAATTTTCTTCCTTTATTTATCATCAGTAATGGAATTATGTTTTGTCTTGTTATAATTATGATATTTTTACTCTGTTCCGTGTGAAGCTGATatatgatttgatttgattttagcCTGTTTTACAGCTATGTCCTCAATTTCCCCGTTTTCTTTGATAACATTATGTTCCTAGAGATCCCCATGTTTTTTTAGCACAGGCAATGTTGTAATACCATACTTGGTGCATGTAGGTCTGTAGGGCTATGCATTCTTTTTCTGCACCTGTGCATATCATAAGGATCATAGGCTGATGCCAAGATAATGTTTCTTCATATTTACCTTGAATTCTTGAATCCATTGCTTAGGTCATGGAGCCTTCTTGGATTTTGAGACATTAGAATCCATCCATTTTTCAATCAACATTAAGCAGATTTTAGAATCTTGACAGATGACAACGTTTGAGCTTGCCATTTCTGGGGACCTATTTAACATGGAAACTGGCAGCGATTTAGCATAAATCTATGTACGTTTAGTCAGGCATCATAGGTTACACCAATTTGCGCGTGTCAACTTTGTTGCTATGTTTTACGATTATGTTGTGTTCTGATTAGTTTAACTCATTTGTTTCATTATTACTCAAACTAAAAAGTTAGCACTGTTTCTCAGATACATTCAGGAGAACTATTCCAAAATTCGTGATGTTGAAAAGGAGCTAGAGAATCTGAGTTTAGAAATGAAACTAACAGCTGGGCCAAAGAAAGCAGGTAGTTAACATTGTTTCCAAGAGCTTGTATTGTTTCACATCTGTACATGGAATACTTTAATTGGCTGACCTGTTTCTTCTTTGTCTTTTCTGGTTCCAGCACTTGAGCATTTAAGAAAAAAGATTGAAATATCAACAGAGAGAATACGGTTGGCTAGGGTGAAAGAGGAACAGGCAAAGAAGGTTGAATCTGCTGACGTTTGACTTGAGTAcaaatactctctctgttcacGAATCACGAATACTTATTACTTTGGACCACTTTATTTGTTTACAGATACTCTACGTTTTTCGGAACCACAGTTTTCCATTTTGTCTACACATCCCACTTGTAGTGGAACATTATTTGGGGTTAGTTATTTGGGGGTAGTTTGGTCATATTGGGTAAAAATACTAAATACTTGTGTTGGTAAAGGAGAAAGTATTTGTGAAAGGGAGTACATAATTTACCAACTACTTGGTATACATGTCCGTTTTTCTTTTAGTAGCTGTCGATCTCATGAATGGAATGAAAGGATGGAACTCCTTTGTCAAACACAAACAAACTCATGTTTTTTCACCAAAACTGTAGGTCTGTTATTAGTACATGACATTAGAATTAGTACAACTGTTAAACCCCTAATACACtgaattttttagataaagtgTTCTGTTGTAGTATTGGTTTTTGTGTTCCGAAATGCATGAGTACATTGAAAGAAGGTAAACTTTAAAGTTGTAATGAACGTTTTGTCTTCCTGCTAGTAAGTTATCGAACCAGTGTCATGTTTTTGCTCTGATTCTTCTTCTGTTAGGAAATACCAATCCTATATTGGCTTTGTCATCCTCTGTTTAGCAGATGTATGGTATGGTTACTAGGTAGTGTTGCTCGATACCCGAGCTTGCACCAGTATTAGTGTGTGAACTTTAGGGTCCAACTTGTAGCTGCACCTTCTCTATccattctatattttgtttgttaaaTATCTTGTATTATATTTCTATCTTCTGTTCTTGAGCCTTAAGCTGTTTCCTTTGTATTATATTTCTATCTTCTGTTCTTAAGCCTTAAGCTGTTTCCTTTCTATTTACTGATTGCTCTATCTGTTTTTTGTATTTTAGGCCTGGGAAGCTGCTGCACAAAATGTTAAAGATGAAGAGAATGCTAAGCAGAATCTATGTGATGATCTGAACCGGCTGGTATGTGTTCTCTTTCTCTAATTCTTACTCATATACCTTGTAGATTTCTTATTGCATCACCAGATTCATCAGATTCTTAATACAAGATAACACTTGATTGATCGACTTGATTATTAGGTCCAAGAGAGCGCCGCTTCCCAATTTTCAAGATTAGAGGAGCTAAAGAAGCGTTTAGAATCCCTAAATCCCAGTCGGGCTTCTGTTGATGTCTCTGTAAGTTCAGATCCCTGTGGTCATCAACCTGATCGAGTCCCTCATAAATTGTCGAAAATCTGTCCTTTCCTGATTCTCACTCTATGTAATTATCAGGGTATGAATACTGCACAGCATGCAACCACAAGTTCAGTGCCTCAGCAGGCTGCGGcacaaaatcctcaaaatgcaCCTAGCCCTGCAAATAATGCCAACCATGACTCCAGCGGACTATCCCAGCAGCAAAGACCTGCCGATGCAGAAAGGAAGAGAAGACCATCACAAATGGGACGGGGGAGAGGTGGTGTGATGATCCTCCCCAAGGGAAGAGGAAGTTCAGGGTCAGGATGGACAGGTGCTGGGTTTGATGTAGATGGCCGTACATGATTCTAGGGTTTGTAGTTACGTTTGAATTGTTGAAAATTAGAATTATCTCAGGAGTTCCAGGGCAAACAACAGTGAGAATGTAATGCATTATtgattactacctccgtttcacaatgtaagtcattctagcattttccacattcatattgatgttaatgaatctagacatatatatatatatatatttagattcattaacatcaatatgaatgtgaaaaatgttagaatgacttacattatgaaacggatgaagtatttgtttaccaaatatatatgttgACATGTGTAGCCAAATATTCAAATTGTAACTGCCAATACAGTAAAAGAGTTTATTTGATTATATATCGAATAACGTGTCAGTAATTCTTTGGAGTTAAGGGTCTCTTATTTATGGAAAAGTCGTGTCAATAGTACAGTTAGTGGTGTAGCAactcaaaatcaatttaattCTTTCAGAATTCGTTCCATTTCAATGCAAGATTCAATCTAGTTCCTGTGTATGGGTGGGTGGGTTGTGTTTGGGGGTGGGGGTTGGGGGATGTAGGTATGAgaatcatcttcatcttccttttACTCGTAAGAACAGAAAAAGTTGCCATATTCACCTGTCTTTATATTACTCTAGAAGCGGAGTTGCCTGTCCACCTCTTCGTTTGTAGGCAGCTGCTTTGTAGCCAGGCGCAACAATGGTTACCAACCCAATTTAGATTCATGACCCATCTCCGCCTATGGTTTGGATCCGTCCAGCCCAAAAATTTTACAAGTCCCATTTTCAGTCCAGCCCAACTTTTACCTTTCCAATTCAAGAGCATGAACAAAAGTGGATCCTCAACTAGTGGCTTCATCGTGTAGGCAAAAACAAATGAGACCACCGTTCAAGACACCTTGTTATCATTGCTAGAGTGGTTTGACTGGTTTCAAAGTAATTTGCTAGAGTACACTTTCAGTTTAATTGAAAAGATAAATTATTAAGAAAGACGAGAAAGCCTCTAGACTACATGCTTCAAACATGGCATAAgagtaaaaatttaaaaattatgtaGCTCTAAATTTGCCATCACCCCAAGTACATCGCTAACATACATCATATTCCATCTTCACTTCGGTCTTAGCTCAAAAGCTTTTGATCTTAGGGGCATTCTcgtctttttgaaaaaaatcttTCTCCAATTGAGCTAAAGGTGTCCCACTAAATTACCAGTTTTAAAAGTATCTTTCAACCGTGACACGTTTTTACGATGTTTAACAACAAACTACACAAATTTTGAGTGTCATGTAACAAATTCTATCTTTTCGGCTAGATATGCTAGATAGCTTTATTTgcattcttcttcctctctttggAGAGAATACTACGTGCTGTTACACTGATAATGTGGGGGCCTGAAACTGCTCTTGTGAAATTTCCAGTTCAACTAGAAGATAAATCTTACGGTTTTAAATATACTAGAGATATGCTCGTGCCTTCttaggagataaaaaaaatagtgattcAGTTTCTTTTATGCTGGTTTTCACGGGCTTTTCTAGAGTGGTTTTTTAAAGGTGAGGGAGCGGTTTTTTTAAGGGAAGGGAGAAGAACGACTGTGCTTTTAAAATAGTTAAGATATAGGTCCTCAAATTAATCACAGCCCGAGCAGGAGGAGGTTGGATAGGAGTgggagggaagaggagagaacGGAGAAAAATGAGTAGGAgacagagatagagatagatagagagagagaggcattTTCATATACTCATCTGTGCTATGTGTATAGGATCGCACAAGACCAAACAAATCTAccaggggggtgaatggtagggaaaaccaaaa
The sequence above is drawn from the Oryza glaberrima chromosome 10, OglaRS2, whole genome shotgun sequence genome and encodes:
- the LOC127785673 gene encoding uncharacterized protein LOC127785673 translates to MAAPPPPALEPEIGPDGLARENPVIAYTEKVILEEQLQLKKYIQENYSKIRDVEKELENLSLEMKLTAGPKKAALEHLRKKIEISTERIRLARVKEEQAKKAWEAAAQNVKDEENAKQNLCDDLNRLVQESAASQFSRLEELKKRLESLNPSRASVDVSGMNTAQHATTSSVPQQAAAQNPQNAPSPANNANHDSSGLSQQQRPADAERKRRPSQMGRGRGGVMILPKGRGSSGSGWTGAGFDVDGRT